One Triticum dicoccoides isolate Atlit2015 ecotype Zavitan chromosome 5B, WEW_v2.0, whole genome shotgun sequence genomic window carries:
- the LOC119305326 gene encoding BTB/POZ and MATH domain-containing protein 1-like produces the protein MAASQGSISRMPSRCTAETARATVAFEIAGYRLLKGHGRGKCLRSPAFSIGGYEWRIRYYPDGNQSEAAEGYVSLFLELLTEKAEVRATFNFMILEPVERKSILVCSFKEPLVFDPERSSWGVTNFMKSTTEVESVYLRNDCLVIECEVSVIKETLEVHVPPSRLVDNLAKLLEGKKGADVTFKVQGEVFSAHKVLLATQSAVFDAEFYGPMGDKGAQDITIDDMQPAVFKSFLHFVYTDSMPSMDDLVDDDKREMVKHLLVAADKYAMERMKMICEGMLCKSFDTASPVVENVATILALADQHNCSNLKDACIEFMLSLNRMNDVIASQGYVQLKRSSPDIIVDVLERAAKSRKI, from the exons ATGGCAGCATCGCAGGGTTCAATATCGAGGATGCCGTCGAGGTGCACAGCAGAGACAGCGCGGGCCACGGTCGCGTTCGAGATCGCCGGCTACAGGCTGCTCAAGGGCCACGGTAGAGGCAAATGCCTCCGTTCTCCAGCATTCTCCATCGGCGGCTACGAATGGCGCATTCGCTACTACCCCGACGGTAACCAAAGCGAGGCAGCCGAAGGTTACGTCtccctcttcctcgagctccttacCGAAAAGGCCGAGGTGAGGGCCACTTTCAACTTCATGATTTTGGAGCCGGTTGAGCGGAAGTCGATTTTGGTGTGCTCCTTCAAAGAGCCACTAGTGTTCGACCCTGAAAGGTCATCTTGGGGCGTAACAAACTTCATGAAGAGCACCACTGAAGTAGAGTCGGTGTACCTGCGAAACGATTGTCTCGTGATCGAGTGTGAAGTCAGTGTTATCAAGGAAACACTCGAGGTCCACGTTCCACCGTCCCGCCTTGTGGATAATCTTGCAAAATTACTAGAGGGGAAGAAAGGAGCAGACGTGACTTTCAAGGTGCAAGGGGAGGTTTTTTCTGCTCATAAGGTTTTGCTTGCGACGCAATCAGCAGTCTTCGACGCGGAGTTCTACGGGCCTATGGGGGACAAAGGGGCGCAGGATATAACTATTGATGACATGCAGCCTGCTGTTTTCAAGTCGTTTCTTCACTTCGTCTACACGGATTCAATGCCTTCCATGGATGATCTCGTGGATGATGACAAAAGAGAAATGGTTAAGCACTTACTTGTGGCTGCAGATAAGTATGCCATGGAAAGGATGAAGATGATATGTGAAGGCATGCTATGCAAGAGTTTTGAT accgcgagtccggtagtggagAATGTGGCAACCATATTAGCTCTAGCTGACCAGCACAATTGCAGCAATCTCAAAGATGCTTGCATTGAATTTATGCTCTCTTTGAATAGAATGAATGATGTGATCGCAAGCCAAGGGTATGTACAACTCAAGAGATCTTCGCCTGATATCATTGTAGATGTGTTGGAGAGAGCAGCTAAGTCCCGCAAAATTTAG